CTTCCTACACAAGAATGCCTCGTCAAGTGCTGTTCCTCCAACAAAGCCAAgttagctctctctctctctctctctatatatatatatatatatatacatatatatatatatatatatatgtatataagtATATTGCATTTTTTACTTTCACAAACGACATTaaaccttttatttttctaagatCAACTGAAATCCACAAttaaataaaaggaaagaaaaggctGACAGATATTACGAAATAAAACGGAGACAGTCGTCAAATACTTAAGCAATTACAGTCAATACTATCTAATCAATCACTAAAGAAGTAAACAaacaaaagtttttatttttggtttaggGGGAGGGGGAGGGGGATTAGAGGAAGCCAGCTTAATAAAAAAGAGTATTTGGtaaaatcaattatataaatttctaaCACACATTAATCTTCACATAATTGTGCATGCTTTATTTTTCTAACAACAGAACGGAGGGGGAAAAAAAGCTGAAAAAATAATAGAAGGAGAAAGAAATTAGACAGAAATGAAATCTTACCCGTACATGTAGATGTTTTTGCTCTGGTCCAACCTTTTCTTGCAGTGGTAGCATCTTTTGAGAAAGCAATCGCGATTTCTACTCTCCATTTCATACATCAGCGGCGGAGCCGAGACTCTCAGGATATTCGAGCGAGACTGATCAGGAATATTAACCGGCGTTGCAGGGTCCCAACGAAGCTCCAGCGAGTGCTGCTGGTTCAACAAGGTAATGTCTCCTAAGCTTTGCGACTGGCCAACGCGAGAACGCTTTTTTGACACAACCGGCGGGGAAGATTTAGGGTTTGGTGGTTTTGAGAGAGGCAGAGATGATCTCAGAATTGGGAGTGAACCATGTCTCTGCTTGCCCGTGACTGGAGTTTGATGTGTGCCAGGATTCATGGTCACCTTATATATGCTACTGTGGGTCCCTGACTTTTCAACGAATTCATGTAGACGCT
The Manihot esculenta cultivar AM560-2 chromosome 1, M.esculenta_v8, whole genome shotgun sequence genome window above contains:
- the LOC110610653 gene encoding uncharacterized protein LOC110610653: MNPGTHQTPVTGKQRHGSLPILRSSLPLSKPPNPKSSPPVVSKKRSRVGQSQSLGDITLLNQQHSLELRWDPATPVNIPDQSRSNILRVSAPPLMYEMESRNRDCFLKRCYHCKKRLDQSKNIYMYGDSAFCTHECREAQIAIDKATAKTDTRTVGRETNR